Genomic segment of Methanolobus mangrovi:
AATACTATTTAAGTGCAAAGGGTATATAGCCCTTTCGTAAAGAAGAGATTAGACCCTTTATGAGTTGAGATCTATGCAGTGTGAAATATGTGGCGCTGAAATAAGAGGCGATTCTTTTAAAGTTAGTATTGATGGAAGTGAACTTACCGTATGTGGAAGGTGTTCACAATATGGGAAAGCAACCGGCAAGCGTGCCCCCGTGTCAAGGAAAGTTGCACCTGTTAGCCGTGCTCCTATGACCTCCGGAACTCGCAGACCTCCTAAAAAAGCTCCTGAAATGGTAGTTGATGAACTTGTTGACGACTATGCTCAGGTTATCAGGGAAGCCAGGGAAGGCAAGAAATGGTCACATGACCAGTTGGCTTCAAAGATCAAGGAAAAAGCAATGTTGATCAAAAAGATCGAACGTGGTGAAATTGTTCCTGAAGATGACATTCGTCAGAAGATCGAAAAAGCCCTTGATATCAAGCTTACTGAAAGGAGTGGCGATAGTGACTGGAGTGGTGACCGTCTGAACCGTGGTACTACACTTGGCGATATTGTAACAATCAAACGAAAATAAGGATAATTTAAGTGATAAAATGAGTCTGGAAGGCAAAAAACTAGGATTTATAGGGACCGGGAAAATGGGCAGCGCATTGATTAAGGGGATATGCGGTTCAGGACTATTTTCTCCTTCCAATGTATATGCAAGTGATCTTTATGAACCATCTCTGGATGAATTGAAGCAGAATGCAGGTATCAATGTGTCCACAGATAATAAAGTCACAGTCATTAACTCCGATGTAGTTGTCCTTGCAGTCAAGCCACAGATCCTCCGAAAAGTGATAGAATCTATAAAGGAAGATGTCACTGAAGACAAGTTGGTCATTTCTATTGCTGCCGGTGTCAAACTGGAAGATATCGAAAAGGAATTCAACGACGGTACTCGTGTTGTAAGGGTTATGCCAAATATAGCTGCAACTGTTGCAGAGGCTGCTTCTGCTATCACGCAGGGTCAAAATGCATCAAAAGAAGATGCTGAGGATGCACTTGCAATATTCCGTTCCGTTGGAAGCGCAATTCAGGTATCTGAAAATCTGATGGATGCAGTGACCGGTCTATCTGGCAGTGGTCCTGCTTACATATTCCCTGTAATCGAGGCAATGGCGGATGGTGCTGTATACGAAGGACTGGACAGGAACAGTGCACTTATCCTTGCAGCCCAGACTGTAATTGGTGCTGCAAAAATGGTACTTGAGACTGGGATGCATCCCGGCGAGCTTAAGGATATGGTGACTTCACCAGCAGGAACCACAATTCGTGGTGTCCGTATTCTGGAAGAATATGGTGTAAGGGCAGCTTTCATGAATGCAGTGATCGAATCCTCAAACCGTTCAAAAGAATTGGCCAAATGATCCTTGATTAAAAAAATCTTGTATATTTCTCTGAATAGAAAACTTTATTACATTAAGAAGTTTTAACTATAATTAAACTAGGAAATCCAAGCATATTGGGTGCGGGAACCTAAAAACGTAGTTCAAGAGATATACCTATGAAAAAATTATACAAGGGGATTTTTTGGTATGGGGATTGATGTTAAATCTTTTGCTGTCATCAGGGGCGATAATGCTGATAAAGTCAATGTTGCATTGCATGACCTTGAGCATTATGGTAGGATGAAGTTTTTATCAAAGCCAAAAAGGATTGAGCCACTTTATGCTGATAATCTGTTGGTTAGTGTTGCAGGTGTGCCCTTAAGGGCCAAATGCAATTCTGCAGCATTGGTGGAGCTTGATAATAATGCAGGAGCTGCCATCAGTAAGTTAAGGAAAATACATCCTCCTGCTCATGTGGTGATAGTAAGTCCCAGGCATGAAGTCTATGAAGAACTCATGGATAAGTCTGAACTATATCCTGAATTCGAGCGCAATTTCGAACCTCAACACCACTGAAAATAATGGCTTTACCTGAAAGTATCATTTACATCTGTAGCTTTGGTTATATCTCTTAGTTTTCTAACGTAGCTTGGAAGGCTTTCAACATCTTTTATCTCTTTCTGGACCAGGGATACAATAAGGTCACGTAGTCTTGTTTCAGGGTTTGACCCCAAAGACTGCAGGTTCTCTATAAGTTTTGAAGCCAGCAGATTTCCCCTGCGATCCCAATCAGTAAGAATGACCGCCTTTTGATCACTCTTTGCTATGTCCTCACAGAAATTAATAAGGGAATGATGGGTGGCAAGACGGAAGTCTCCATTCAGTCCTAAAGACTTTAAGGCCATAATATCTCTTTTCCCCTCAACAACAATGATTGAACCCTGGTTGGCGAGTTCCTGTAATTGCGCCAACAATTCCTCGATCATCTCCAGTCTTTTTTCATAAACGATTAGGGGGGCCTTTAATGTCCTTTTAGAATGTGGTTGTCTTCTTTCCATAAAAATGTCCCCTAAATATTTTTTAAAACTCTGCTTGAAGGTTACGCTTCATCAGATTAAAGACTGTCCTTTGAATTTAGATCTGAACATCCATATATAAAAAGCGTAAATAAAATAGTTATTTACAAGTAAATACCCTGCCGCAATGAAAAGCAAACTTTCGGGATCGGAGGGGGTTTACGGCAGGGAGATAACATTCACTTGTAATAACGAACGAATTCTTCAAATTGTTCATAGTAACTGGCTCTTTCAACCATAGTTTCGAAATATTCATCCATGTATTTCACCTCAGATACTAGATTGTCATCTGAATATATTAAGCAAAGGCAAGCATGGTGAAAGTATTTGGTTTAATAGTAAAGAGGATAGTTAATCCGCATGCTCCGGCAATCTATCCTTGAGTATTCTAACGACTGTATCATATTCTACATTCTCTAAAAGAAGGGATTTTTTAGAATTATGCATGCCATTTACGATAGAAACGTCCGTGGATCTCAATTGAAATAGTTCTGCAAGGCTGGATATAAGTTGTTCATTGGCTTTTCCTTTCTGGGCACTCTGGGATAAACGCACTTCAACACGCTTCCTCCAGAGATTGTAGCCACTTGGAATGCAAAGTTTCTTCGATCCTGGGGTTACTTCGATATCAATGATGACTCCTGCATCAACCTTTTTCAAAGCATCCTCAAAAGACATTCATAACACCATCAAATAAGATATATCTAAAACAGGTAATGAGGATAGGATAATGCTGTCGTCTGACGCACTAACTCCGGGATATCATCCTATGGAATTTCCGCTGTCCACCCCAGTTTCCCTCGTGACAGGCTTTATCGCACTATCCAGTGTAGCGTATTGAGGTTGTCTGTACAATCACTGATAGGCTCTGCCATGCTCTCATGCAAGGACCTAACAATACGCACTTTCAATACAACATGTGATACATATAAAGGTAGCGTCTTAAATATCCACAAACACTTAGCAACGCTTATACTCTCTACATTTTTCCACAAAACTCTTCACAGGGAAAGAAGCAGGATGTGCATGTGTATAACTTGCAAGTGCATTATGTTCAGTGAGGCCATCCTTGCCGTCAATTATTCCCTTTCCTCTCTTCATTTCGTATGCAAGCTTTGCATCATTGTCGCAGTAAGTTACGGAATAATGGAACTCATGTCCTCGTATTGTTCCCTTGAT
This window contains:
- a CDS encoding multiprotein bridging factor aMBF1, which translates into the protein MQCEICGAEIRGDSFKVSIDGSELTVCGRCSQYGKATGKRAPVSRKVAPVSRAPMTSGTRRPPKKAPEMVVDELVDDYAQVIREAREGKKWSHDQLASKIKEKAMLIKKIERGEIVPEDDIRQKIEKALDIKLTERSGDSDWSGDRLNRGTTLGDIVTIKRK
- the proC gene encoding pyrroline-5-carboxylate reductase, which produces MSLEGKKLGFIGTGKMGSALIKGICGSGLFSPSNVYASDLYEPSLDELKQNAGINVSTDNKVTVINSDVVVLAVKPQILRKVIESIKEDVTEDKLVISIAAGVKLEDIEKEFNDGTRVVRVMPNIAATVAEAASAITQGQNASKEDAEDALAIFRSVGSAIQVSENLMDAVTGLSGSGPAYIFPVIEAMADGAVYEGLDRNSALILAAQTVIGAAKMVLETGMHPGELKDMVTSPAGTTIRGVRILEEYGVRAAFMNAVIESSNRSKELAK
- a CDS encoding DUF356 domain-containing protein; translated protein: MGIDVKSFAVIRGDNADKVNVALHDLEHYGRMKFLSKPKRIEPLYADNLLVSVAGVPLRAKCNSAALVELDNNAGAAISKLRKIHPPAHVVIVSPRHEVYEELMDKSELYPEFERNFEPQHH
- a CDS encoding toprim domain-containing protein, which produces MERRQPHSKRTLKAPLIVYEKRLEMIEELLAQLQELANQGSIIVVEGKRDIMALKSLGLNGDFRLATHHSLINFCEDIAKSDQKAVILTDWDRRGNLLASKLIENLQSLGSNPETRLRDLIVSLVQKEIKDVESLPSYVRKLRDITKATDVNDTFR
- a CDS encoding DUF167 domain-containing protein codes for the protein MSFEDALKKVDAGVIIDIEVTPGSKKLCIPSGYNLWRKRVEVRLSQSAQKGKANEQLISSLAELFQLRSTDVSIVNGMHNSKKSLLLENVEYDTVVRILKDRLPEHAD